The Deltaproteobacteria bacterium genome has a window encoding:
- a CDS encoding 5-methyltetrahydropteroyltriglutamate--homocysteine methyltransferase: MTPPRLPTTVIGSYPQPEWLVDRAALVGHGVPRIRTQGIWRIVEPLLQQAQDDATLVAIHEMERAGIDIVTDGEMRRESYSNRFATSLAGMDIDNPVIITSRNGFQTPVARIVGKIRRTHPVEVQDMLFLRQHTQHQAKITIPGPFTMAQQAKNEYYKDEEEMAMDFAVAVNEEAHALVAAGADVIQLDEPWLRNNPEAARRYAVKVINRALQGLRVTTAVHLCFGYGFLVPGEKPRRYDFLTQLAESAADQISIEAAQPDLDLGVLRELASKTIVLGVLDLSRPEVETAEVVAERIRRGLAYLPATRLIPAPDCGMKYLARETAFGKLRALAEGAALVRRELGMGKN; the protein is encoded by the coding sequence ATGACTCCTCCTCGCTTACCCACAACCGTGATCGGCAGCTATCCGCAACCCGAGTGGCTCGTAGATCGTGCGGCACTTGTTGGACATGGTGTTCCACGTATTCGTACGCAGGGTATTTGGCGCATTGTTGAGCCCCTGTTGCAACAGGCGCAAGATGACGCCACGCTTGTTGCTATCCATGAAATGGAACGGGCTGGAATCGACATCGTTACTGATGGTGAGATGCGACGCGAGAGTTACTCGAATCGCTTTGCCACGTCACTAGCTGGAATGGATATCGATAATCCCGTGATCATCACCAGCCGTAATGGTTTTCAGACACCGGTGGCGCGTATTGTTGGCAAGATTCGTCGCACCCACCCAGTCGAAGTGCAAGACATGCTTTTCCTCCGCCAACACACGCAGCACCAAGCGAAGATTACCATTCCGGGGCCTTTCACGATGGCCCAACAAGCAAAGAACGAGTACTACAAAGACGAAGAAGAGATGGCGATGGACTTCGCGGTGGCGGTCAACGAAGAGGCGCATGCGTTGGTAGCCGCCGGTGCGGATGTAATTCAGCTTGACGAGCCCTGGCTGCGAAACAATCCAGAGGCTGCACGGCGCTATGCGGTGAAGGTGATTAACCGCGCACTACAAGGATTGCGAGTGACGACCGCAGTCCATCTCTGCTTCGGCTATGGATTTCTCGTGCCGGGAGAGAAACCACGACGCTACGATTTTCTCACGCAGCTTGCCGAAAGCGCTGCCGATCAAATTTCCATTGAGGCTGCACAGCCGGATCTTGATCTCGGCGTCCTGAGGGAATTGGCGTCGAAGACCATTGTTCTCGGCGTACTTGATCTTTCTCGCCCTGAAGTCGAAACCGCTGAGGTGGTGGCCGAACGGATTCGACGTGGCCTCGCGTATCTTCCGGCCACTCGTCTTATCCCAGCGCCTGATTGTGGCATGAAGTACCTGGCCCGCGAGACGGCTTTTGGCAAGCTTCGTGCCCTCGCGGAGGGGGCCGCTTTAGTGCGGCGTGAGTTAGGCATGGGCAAGAATTAA